One stretch of Comamonas testosteroni DNA includes these proteins:
- a CDS encoding response regulator — protein sequence MHVLLVEDNALVASGVKAGLQLQGFGVDVVGCASQADAALKSSHFDVCVLDLGLPDEDGLHLLARWRSQGLELPVLVLTARDAVDQRIEGLQTGADDYLVKPFDLHELAARLHALLRRAAGRTVDWIALGDVKVDLAAGQAIREGSIVDLSRREWALLRALLQSPGRVLSLEQLRDSLYGYSLDVESNAVNVHVHHLRRKLGSDMVETVRGVGFRLGRVQGGSC from the coding sequence ATGCATGTGCTGTTAGTGGAAGATAACGCTTTGGTCGCCAGCGGGGTGAAGGCGGGCCTGCAGCTACAGGGCTTTGGCGTGGACGTGGTGGGTTGCGCCAGCCAGGCTGATGCGGCGCTCAAATCCTCCCACTTCGATGTGTGTGTGCTGGATCTGGGTCTGCCCGATGAGGACGGTCTGCATCTGCTGGCACGGTGGCGCAGTCAGGGGCTGGAGCTGCCGGTGCTGGTGCTGACCGCACGTGATGCAGTGGACCAGCGCATCGAAGGCCTGCAGACCGGTGCTGACGACTATCTGGTCAAGCCCTTCGATCTGCACGAGCTGGCGGCGCGACTGCACGCGCTGCTGCGACGGGCGGCGGGGCGTACCGTGGACTGGATTGCGTTGGGTGATGTCAAAGTGGATCTGGCCGCCGGCCAGGCCATACGGGAGGGCAGCATCGTGGACCTGTCGCGTCGTGAATGGGCGTTGCTGCGCGCGCTGCTGCAGTCGCCGGGGCGAGTGCTGAGCCTGGAGCAACTGCGCGACAGCCTCTATGGCTACAGCCTTGATGTGGAGAGCAACGCGGTCAATGTACATGTGCACCATCTGCGTCGCAAACTGGGCTCGGACATGGTGGAGACCGTGCGTGGTGTGGGTTTCAGATTAGGGCGGGTGCAGGGAGGCAGTTGCTGA
- a CDS encoding patatin-like phospholipase family protein has translation MNKLRRKPVVGLALGSGSARGWAHFGVLRALREAGVSPDIICGTSIGSLVGATYAAGEMDAFESWVLGLGKRKVFGFMDFNLGGGLLKGEKIIEFWRENFVQETVEQLGTPFGCVATDLQTGAEVWLRKGSIAEAVRASIALPGLFTPVMREGRLLVDGGLVNPVPVSLARAMGADIVIAVDLNADIMRRHIKPVDMSESELNLHARELRVSQLHLEEEEPPVPLGQIPEALAANGSPLGWTGAWKRSMTSVKTLSSSVMRRGRKGEGDAEDDASVPVPSLVNVVMASVNIMQMRITRSRMAGDPAEVLIAPRLSHVGLMDFYRGRESIDEGYAATQLALPALKDWGL, from the coding sequence ATGAACAAATTGCGACGCAAACCCGTGGTGGGGCTGGCCCTGGGCAGCGGCTCTGCAAGAGGCTGGGCGCATTTTGGCGTGCTGCGCGCGCTGCGCGAGGCCGGTGTCAGCCCCGACATCATCTGCGGCACCTCCATTGGCTCATTGGTCGGTGCAACCTACGCGGCCGGCGAAATGGATGCCTTCGAGAGCTGGGTACTGGGCCTGGGCAAGCGCAAGGTCTTCGGCTTCATGGACTTCAATCTGGGCGGCGGATTGCTCAAGGGCGAGAAGATCATCGAGTTCTGGCGCGAGAATTTCGTCCAGGAAACCGTGGAGCAACTGGGAACGCCGTTCGGCTGCGTTGCCACCGATCTGCAGACAGGAGCCGAGGTCTGGCTGCGCAAGGGCTCGATTGCCGAGGCCGTGCGCGCGTCCATCGCCTTGCCCGGCCTGTTTACTCCCGTGATGCGGGAGGGGCGGCTGCTGGTCGATGGCGGTCTGGTCAACCCGGTGCCGGTGTCTTTGGCGCGCGCCATGGGTGCTGACATCGTCATCGCCGTCGATCTGAATGCCGACATCATGCGCAGGCATATAAAGCCCGTGGACATGAGCGAAAGCGAGCTCAACCTGCATGCCCGCGAGCTCAGGGTCTCGCAGTTGCATCTGGAAGAGGAGGAGCCTCCGGTACCGCTGGGCCAGATTCCCGAAGCTCTGGCGGCGAATGGCTCACCGCTCGGCTGGACGGGCGCATGGAAGCGCAGCATGACGAGCGTGAAGACATTGTCCTCATCCGTCATGCGCAGGGGCCGCAAGGGGGAGGGAGATGCCGAGGACGATGCTTCTGTGCCTGTGCCCTCGTTGGTCAATGTGGTCATGGCCAGTGTCAACATCATGCAGATGCGCATCACCCGCAGCCGCATGGCAGGTGACCCGGCCGAGGTGCTGATTGCTCCGCGTCTCTCGCATGTCGGGCTGATGGATTTCTACCGTGGGCGCGAGTCCATCGATGAGGGCTATGCCGCAACCCAGCTGGCGTTGCCTGCGCTCAAGGACTGGGGCCTTTAG
- a CDS encoding prolipoprotein diacylglyceryl transferase family protein, with protein sequence MTAWAQPLNLPSLSAAKPAAQPEVLTAEQAFELVHAEQSAIKTEADGRRLLELRWNIAPGHYLYRDQLRLLDAQGQPIPLQIPEGRTLSDAFFGHVQVFHRELRIQAALPEQSTRWPLELQWQGCAEIGICYPVQQQSISAAQAGMDRNADARAPALSEGNTEAAQPGFLQALALPASVRIGPLALPTMALAAFLALLASQWWARLRQRQSNQPVETLLLHATLAGLVAARAAYVVQWWPEYWAPVSASPASVLQILDIRDGGWNLWAGLLVAAVWAAWSCRSNALLTRGVLQSLGVGAFILMAAYTLRNWVEPPESSLPSLTLVSAAAQPRDLRSYGGQPLVINLWASWCPPCKREMPVLAQAQKDHPGVRFIWINQGEDAAEVLRYLQSMPLPPAQVLLDPEQLAGQHWQQRALPSTYFYDANGRLRSTRTGELSRASLSEQLRIIAPPTQAP encoded by the coding sequence ATGACTGCCTGGGCACAGCCGCTGAACCTGCCCAGCCTGAGTGCCGCCAAGCCCGCTGCGCAACCCGAAGTCCTGACTGCCGAACAGGCTTTCGAGCTGGTCCACGCCGAGCAAAGCGCCATCAAGACAGAGGCTGATGGCCGCCGCCTGCTGGAGCTGCGCTGGAACATTGCTCCAGGCCACTATCTCTACCGCGACCAATTGCGCCTGCTCGATGCTCAAGGTCAGCCAATACCACTGCAGATTCCTGAAGGTCGGACCCTGAGCGATGCCTTTTTTGGCCATGTACAGGTCTTTCACCGGGAGTTGCGCATTCAGGCTGCACTGCCTGAACAGTCGACGCGATGGCCGCTGGAGCTGCAATGGCAGGGCTGTGCCGAGATAGGCATCTGCTACCCGGTACAGCAGCAGAGCATCAGCGCCGCTCAAGCAGGCATGGACAGGAATGCGGATGCCCGGGCTCCAGCCCTGAGCGAAGGCAATACCGAAGCAGCTCAACCCGGCTTTTTGCAGGCACTGGCCTTGCCCGCCAGTGTGCGGATAGGCCCTCTCGCTCTGCCAACAATGGCTCTTGCCGCATTTCTGGCATTGCTTGCCAGCCAGTGGTGGGCGCGACTCAGGCAGCGGCAAAGCAATCAGCCTGTAGAGACTCTGCTGCTTCACGCCACGCTTGCTGGACTGGTGGCGGCGCGCGCGGCATACGTCGTGCAATGGTGGCCCGAGTACTGGGCGCCCGTGAGCGCATCTCCCGCAAGCGTGTTGCAGATTCTGGATATTCGCGACGGTGGCTGGAACCTCTGGGCCGGACTGCTGGTAGCGGCTGTCTGGGCAGCCTGGAGCTGCCGCAGCAATGCACTCCTGACACGTGGCGTGTTGCAGTCCCTGGGCGTGGGTGCCTTCATCCTGATGGCAGCTTACACACTGCGAAATTGGGTTGAGCCTCCAGAGTCTTCACTCCCCTCCTTGACGCTGGTCAGCGCTGCCGCTCAGCCCAGGGATCTGCGCAGCTACGGTGGTCAACCGCTGGTCATCAACCTCTGGGCCAGTTGGTGCCCGCCCTGCAAGCGCGAGATGCCGGTACTGGCCCAAGCGCAAAAAGACCATCCAGGCGTGCGTTTCATCTGGATCAACCAGGGTGAAGACGCTGCTGAAGTGCTGCGCTATTTGCAGTCCATGCCTCTTCCCCCAGCCCAGGTGCTCCTGGACCCTGAGCAGCTCGCCGGTCAGCACTGGCAGCAACGCGCCCTGCCATCCACCTATTTCTATGACGCGAACGGACGCCTGCGGTCCACTCGTACGGGGGAGCTCTCCCGCGCCAGTCTGAGCGAGCAGTTGCGCATCATTGCGCCTCCAACACAGGCCCCATGA
- the dsbG gene encoding thiol:disulfide interchange protein DsbG — protein sequence MPRLQLLSRQLAALTLPILAAAAATVVAVAYTRDVIAASSAAASSAASCDLPSAQFLAEQGLQIVGPMQSSGGLKAWAAYRDQQPIPIYRMPDGKHWVIGTVIDAQGKDVNAKALHNAVQKPMGQGFWADLERTHWIGDGRPDAARIAYVFTDPNCPYCNQLWRDARPLVQAGQLQLRHILVGMLRPSSEGKAAAILASKAPEQALASHAMAYADAHGKNPDALGIAPLQRIPLSARDALASNAALMSSAGLGATPATIWKNAQGLVQIRTGMPPGLLDELMDKAPAKSPAR from the coding sequence GTGCCACGTTTACAGCTCCTGTCACGCCAATTGGCGGCGCTGACGCTCCCCATCCTCGCTGCAGCCGCAGCCACCGTGGTGGCCGTGGCCTATACCCGCGACGTGATTGCCGCCAGCAGCGCTGCAGCAAGCAGTGCGGCAAGCTGCGACCTGCCTTCTGCACAGTTTCTCGCCGAGCAAGGCCTGCAGATCGTGGGCCCCATGCAAAGCTCCGGCGGCCTCAAGGCCTGGGCCGCCTACCGCGACCAGCAGCCCATCCCCATCTATCGCATGCCTGACGGCAAGCACTGGGTGATTGGCACCGTCATTGATGCCCAGGGCAAGGATGTCAACGCCAAAGCCTTGCACAATGCCGTGCAAAAGCCCATGGGTCAGGGGTTCTGGGCCGATCTGGAGCGTACACACTGGATTGGCGACGGCAGGCCCGATGCCGCCCGCATCGCCTATGTGTTCACCGACCCCAACTGCCCCTATTGCAACCAGCTCTGGCGCGATGCCAGGCCACTGGTGCAAGCCGGCCAGTTGCAGTTGCGCCATATTCTGGTGGGCATGCTGCGCCCCAGCAGCGAAGGCAAGGCCGCCGCCATTCTGGCCTCCAAGGCACCCGAGCAAGCTCTTGCCAGCCACGCCATGGCCTATGCCGACGCTCATGGCAAGAATCCCGATGCCCTGGGTATCGCACCGCTGCAGCGCATCCCCCTGTCGGCCCGCGATGCACTGGCCAGCAACGCCGCACTGATGAGCAGTGCAGGCCTAGGTGCCACACCCGCGACGATCTGGAAGAATGCCCAGGGACTGGTGCAGATCCGCACCGGCATGCCACCCGGGCTGCTGGACGAGTTGATGGACAAAGCTCCCGCCAAGTCGCCCGCACGTTAG
- a CDS encoding ATP-binding protein encodes MRSLRVRLLVWLCLALCTLWGGVAAWMFAGMRHELRSVLDDRLIASARMVAGIVHQFKPHNTSPEDWGPMLNVVARDGVACEVSMIRSEVHTAPTHDGVDPDANAVSDEASDKAARPALIPASPLDAPRTKTAKTGRAVDSADAASERATEPADSQVLARTAGAPSFQGPLPLGFSSITKGGKPWRTYVLEEHGVRIATADRIDVREGLIHGFAYTIILPFVLALLASMVLMWWGVTRGLHPLESLRQELSERPPGDDSPVAQGRQVKELAPLVQTINHLLQRVHRAIERERRWSDDAAHELRTPLTAVKTHVQVAQMAVANAGYQMVALRDQPGAGKDNAAPRPISETAQWQMTRQALEQAGEGVEHLQHTLEQLLLLARLDCQPVNEDAGGSRAMACGSEPACAWEALEKAWGLAATAIPSGSLRLRWLPQQALNDARLQDLRVAVPQPLLVSALRNLMENALRYGQQASGEPGDSAVQLGLRHIPQLAQVGGDKPQAMPVNPAGYVEFTVIDHGPGLSSEDCAVATQRFWRKQHQAHGSGLGLAIVQRIAQCSDGELELLPLARWQQHKGHAFEQVHNGLAPEAATGLVVRLCLPVKSCAAQPD; translated from the coding sequence ATGCGCAGCCTGCGGGTCCGTTTGCTGGTCTGGCTGTGTCTGGCGCTGTGCACTCTGTGGGGCGGTGTGGCCGCCTGGATGTTTGCCGGCATGAGGCATGAGCTGCGTTCCGTGCTCGACGACCGACTGATTGCATCGGCCCGCATGGTGGCGGGCATTGTCCACCAGTTCAAGCCGCACAACACCAGTCCCGAGGACTGGGGTCCCATGCTCAATGTGGTGGCACGTGATGGAGTGGCTTGCGAGGTCAGCATGATTCGCAGCGAAGTGCATACCGCACCTACACATGATGGTGTGGATCCGGATGCAAATGCTGTGTCGGACGAGGCGAGCGACAAGGCGGCTCGCCCGGCACTGATTCCGGCATCTCCGCTGGATGCACCGCGCACCAAAACCGCAAAGACCGGTCGCGCCGTTGATTCCGCAGATGCGGCTTCCGAGCGGGCTACCGAGCCTGCCGATTCTCAGGTGCTGGCTCGCACTGCGGGTGCGCCCAGCTTCCAGGGGCCGCTGCCGCTGGGCTTCTCGAGCATCACCAAAGGCGGCAAGCCCTGGCGTACCTATGTGCTTGAGGAGCATGGCGTACGCATTGCCACGGCCGACCGCATCGATGTGCGCGAGGGACTGATCCATGGTTTCGCCTACACCATCATCCTGCCCTTTGTGCTGGCGCTGCTGGCCAGCATGGTGTTGATGTGGTGGGGGGTGACACGCGGCCTGCACCCCCTTGAGTCGCTGCGCCAGGAGTTGAGCGAGCGTCCGCCCGGAGATGATTCGCCCGTGGCGCAAGGCCGGCAGGTCAAGGAGCTGGCGCCACTGGTGCAGACCATCAATCACCTGCTGCAGCGCGTGCACAGAGCCATTGAGCGCGAACGTCGCTGGAGCGACGATGCCGCCCATGAGCTGCGCACTCCGCTGACTGCCGTCAAAACCCATGTGCAGGTAGCGCAGATGGCGGTGGCCAATGCGGGGTATCAGATGGTGGCTTTGAGGGATCAGCCCGGCGCCGGCAAAGACAATGCCGCGCCCAGGCCGATTTCGGAAACCGCGCAGTGGCAGATGACCCGGCAGGCGCTGGAGCAGGCGGGGGAGGGCGTGGAGCATTTGCAGCACACGCTGGAACAATTGCTGCTCTTGGCCAGGCTGGATTGTCAGCCGGTGAACGAAGATGCAGGAGGTTCTCGTGCCATGGCCTGCGGTAGCGAGCCCGCCTGTGCCTGGGAGGCTCTGGAAAAAGCCTGGGGATTGGCCGCCACGGCCATTCCGTCAGGCTCGCTGCGCCTGCGCTGGTTGCCTCAGCAAGCCCTGAATGACGCCAGGCTGCAGGACTTGCGTGTAGCAGTGCCTCAGCCCCTGCTGGTGTCGGCATTGCGCAATCTGATGGAAAACGCCTTGCGCTATGGGCAGCAGGCAAGTGGCGAGCCGGGCGACTCTGCGGTGCAGCTCGGCCTGCGCCACATTCCGCAGCTGGCGCAGGTCGGCGGCGACAAGCCGCAGGCGATGCCTGTCAATCCTGCCGGTTATGTGGAGTTCACGGTGATTGACCATGGGCCCGGGCTGAGCAGCGAGGACTGTGCCGTTGCGACCCAGCGCTTCTGGCGCAAACAGCATCAGGCCCATGGCAGCGGTCTGGGGCTGGCGATTGTGCAGCGCATTGCACAGTGCAGCGACGGTGAGCTGGAGCTGCTGCCCTTGGCCCGGTGGCAGCAGCATAAGGGCCACGCATTCGAGCAGGTGCACAACGGCCTGGCGCCAGAAGCGGCGACAGGGCTGGTGGTGCGCTTATGCCTGCCGGTGAAGTCCTGTGCTGCGCAGCCTGATTAG
- a CDS encoding cell division protein FtsZ produces the protein MSNLQISLAVLGVVLLALIVAYNSWTARRNAPKRAEPEEDSTDPQRLEPGMNTVGHGADLTKYQHEPVLGDFGKAIPGTEPLQMPESAGRFAEADAELARLVAREAHEEVQRQEALAAAQYKAEANEAAHAVQEVNAQGTDAAIAAVTEQAAQAVEPVLTDAPLATSIPPAPSVERRGHLDALIDAIAPITVAQIVPGEVALQAQPSTRRAGNKPFAIEGMNQDSKQWEPLQTGQRYLGFQAGVQLANRTGALNEIEFSEFVTKVQRFADALGAMADVPNMLNEVSRARELDQFASEHDAQLSFMLRARQASWSAGYVQQNAQRLGFVITPMPGRMVLASPIQGLPPVLVLNYDPQAAMGDDLDQSVVREFLLSLDVAQVPRGQQPFARLRQVAEQLCQTMDGVLCDQNGYLLPVSALDPIQHDLELLYDKLDSAELSAGSLLARRLFS, from the coding sequence ATGAGTAACTTGCAAATCAGTCTGGCCGTCCTGGGTGTGGTGCTGTTGGCGCTGATCGTTGCCTACAACTCCTGGACTGCGCGTCGCAATGCGCCCAAGCGGGCCGAGCCTGAGGAAGACAGCACAGATCCTCAGCGCCTCGAGCCCGGAATGAACACCGTCGGTCATGGTGCGGACCTGACCAAATACCAGCATGAGCCCGTGCTGGGTGATTTCGGCAAGGCCATTCCCGGTACCGAGCCCCTGCAGATGCCCGAATCCGCAGGTCGCTTTGCCGAAGCCGATGCCGAGCTGGCCCGCCTGGTGGCGCGCGAAGCCCATGAGGAAGTGCAGCGCCAGGAAGCCCTGGCTGCCGCCCAGTACAAAGCCGAGGCGAATGAGGCTGCGCATGCTGTGCAAGAGGTGAACGCTCAGGGCACGGATGCAGCCATTGCTGCAGTGACTGAGCAGGCCGCGCAGGCTGTGGAGCCTGTGCTGACGGACGCTCCTCTGGCCACTTCGATTCCTCCCGCCCCGTCAGTGGAGCGTCGCGGCCATCTGGATGCGCTGATCGATGCAATTGCTCCGATTACCGTGGCCCAGATTGTTCCTGGTGAAGTGGCCTTGCAGGCTCAGCCCAGCACCCGCCGTGCCGGAAACAAGCCCTTTGCCATCGAGGGCATGAACCAGGACAGCAAGCAGTGGGAGCCGTTGCAGACCGGCCAGCGCTATCTGGGCTTTCAGGCAGGTGTCCAACTGGCCAATCGCACCGGCGCACTCAACGAGATCGAGTTTTCGGAATTTGTCACCAAGGTGCAGCGCTTTGCCGATGCGCTGGGCGCCATGGCAGACGTGCCCAATATGCTCAACGAGGTCTCGCGTGCACGCGAGCTCGATCAGTTCGCCAGCGAGCACGATGCGCAGCTGAGCTTTATGCTGCGTGCGCGTCAGGCATCCTGGAGTGCTGGTTATGTGCAGCAAAATGCCCAGCGCCTGGGCTTTGTCATCACGCCCATGCCCGGCCGTATGGTGCTTGCCTCGCCCATCCAGGGCCTGCCGCCCGTGCTGGTGCTGAACTACGATCCCCAGGCTGCCATGGGCGACGATCTGGATCAGTCCGTCGTGCGCGAGTTCCTGCTCAGCCTGGATGTGGCCCAGGTGCCGCGCGGCCAGCAGCCGTTTGCACGCCTGCGCCAGGTGGCGGAGCAACTGTGCCAGACCATGGACGGCGTGCTCTGCGACCAGAACGGCTATCTGCTGCCGGTCTCGGCGCTGGACCCGATTCAGCATGACCTGGAGTTGCTCTACGACAAGCTCGACAGCGCAGAGCTGTCGGCCGGCTCACTTCTCGCCAGAAGGCTTTTCAGCTAA
- the ligA gene encoding NAD-dependent DNA ligase LigA gives MTENLDLFSAEPQSQKPSAAINAGVPESVTSKVAALRAQLHQWAHEYYVLDAPTVPDGEYDRVYQQLEALEGAYPALITPDSPTQRVIGAVLDGLTPVRHAVPMLSIQTETDNEATGAIAFDQRVRKELGLDESAAAIEYVAEPKFDGLAMNLRYENGRLVQATTRGDGEVGEDVTHNIRTIRQIPLSLSAGRDVPPVVEVRGEVHMAKADLDKLNARQLAAGAKTFANPRNAAAGSVRQLDSNIAAQRPLSFFAYGLGEITPPEQGGPDFRTHYAMLQTLKSWGFPVAPQVSIALGASELVAFHERIGAERANLPYEIDGVVYKVNSLALQRQLGFKSREPRWAVAHKYPAQEMSTLMEAIDVQVGRTGKLTPVARLAPVQVGGVVVTNATLSNLFDIRKKGVRVGDQVIVRRAGDVIPEVVGRVPGERPVYVPNFRMPKTCPICGSEVVREKGEANHRCTGGLFCGAQRKEAILHFAHRRAMDIEGLGDKLVDQLVDAQVVRVLPDLYRLGLSSLAALDRMAEKSAQNVLAALEKSKSTTLQRFLFGLGIRNVGESTARDLVKHFGKLDAIMDASVEELLQVKDVGPVVADSIHTFFAQPHNREVVEQLRACGVHWEEGEPAEKAPQILAGLTVVLTGTLPTLGRDTAKDMLEAAGAKVSGSVSKKTSYVVAGAEAGSKLAKAEELGVPVLDEAGMLALLRGEQPG, from the coding sequence ATGACCGAGAATTTAGACCTTTTTTCCGCTGAACCACAGAGCCAGAAGCCGTCGGCAGCTATCAATGCAGGGGTGCCTGAAAGCGTGACGAGCAAGGTCGCGGCATTGCGCGCCCAACTCCATCAATGGGCACATGAGTACTATGTGCTTGATGCGCCCACGGTGCCAGACGGGGAATATGACCGCGTCTATCAGCAACTCGAAGCACTGGAGGGGGCTTACCCGGCTCTCATCACTCCGGATTCGCCCACGCAGCGCGTGATCGGTGCGGTGCTGGACGGTTTGACTCCGGTTCGCCATGCCGTTCCCATGCTGAGCATCCAGACAGAGACCGATAACGAGGCCACGGGTGCCATTGCCTTCGACCAGCGTGTGCGCAAGGAGCTGGGGCTGGATGAGTCCGCTGCTGCCATTGAATATGTGGCCGAGCCCAAGTTCGATGGCCTGGCCATGAATCTGCGCTATGAAAACGGCCGTCTGGTGCAGGCCACCACGCGCGGCGATGGCGAGGTGGGGGAAGACGTCACGCACAACATCCGTACCATTCGCCAGATTCCACTGTCCCTGTCCGCAGGCCGCGATGTGCCGCCCGTGGTGGAGGTGCGTGGCGAGGTGCATATGGCCAAGGCCGATCTTGACAAGCTCAACGCACGGCAGCTGGCCGCCGGCGCCAAGACCTTTGCCAACCCGCGCAATGCGGCAGCCGGATCGGTCCGTCAGCTTGATTCGAATATCGCGGCCCAGCGTCCGCTGTCGTTCTTTGCCTACGGTCTGGGCGAGATCACACCGCCGGAGCAGGGCGGGCCGGACTTCCGCACGCATTACGCCATGCTGCAGACGCTGAAATCCTGGGGCTTTCCGGTTGCACCGCAAGTCAGTATTGCGCTGGGCGCTTCTGAACTGGTCGCGTTTCACGAGCGCATCGGTGCCGAGCGTGCCAATCTGCCCTATGAAATCGACGGCGTGGTCTACAAGGTCAACAGCCTGGCCCTGCAGCGTCAGCTGGGCTTCAAGTCGCGCGAGCCTCGCTGGGCCGTGGCGCACAAGTATCCGGCGCAGGAGATGTCCACGCTGATGGAAGCCATCGACGTGCAGGTGGGGCGCACGGGCAAGCTGACGCCTGTGGCGCGCCTGGCTCCTGTGCAAGTGGGTGGTGTGGTGGTGACCAATGCCACGCTGTCCAATCTGTTCGACATCCGCAAGAAGGGCGTGCGCGTGGGCGATCAGGTCATAGTGCGCCGCGCGGGCGACGTGATCCCCGAGGTGGTGGGCCGGGTGCCGGGCGAGCGGCCTGTTTATGTGCCCAACTTCCGTATGCCCAAGACCTGCCCCATCTGCGGCAGCGAGGTGGTGCGTGAAAAAGGCGAGGCCAATCACCGCTGCACGGGCGGCCTGTTCTGTGGCGCGCAGCGCAAGGAAGCAATCTTGCACTTTGCACACCGCCGAGCCATGGACATCGAAGGTCTGGGCGACAAGCTGGTCGATCAGCTCGTGGATGCCCAGGTGGTGCGCGTGTTGCCTGACCTCTACAGGCTGGGCCTGAGCTCGCTGGCAGCGCTGGATCGCATGGCCGAGAAATCGGCCCAGAACGTGCTGGCTGCCCTGGAGAAATCCAAAAGCACCACGCTGCAGCGCTTTTTGTTTGGTCTGGGCATTCGCAATGTAGGCGAATCCACGGCCAGGGATCTGGTCAAGCATTTCGGCAAGCTTGACGCCATCATGGACGCCAGCGTGGAAGAGTTGCTGCAGGTCAAGGATGTCGGGCCAGTGGTGGCCGACAGCATTCACACCTTTTTTGCTCAACCCCATAACCGCGAGGTGGTGGAGCAGTTGCGCGCCTGCGGTGTGCACTGGGAGGAAGGTGAGCCGGCCGAGAAGGCGCCTCAGATTCTGGCTGGCCTGACCGTGGTGCTGACCGGCACCTTGCCCACGCTGGGCCGCGATACCGCCAAGGATATGCTGGAGGCGGCGGGTGCCAAGGTTTCGGGTTCGGTCAGCAAAAAGACCAGCTATGTGGTCGCAGGGGCGGAGGCGGGCAGCAAGTTGGCCAAGGCCGAGGAGTTGGGCGTGCCCGTGCTGGATGAAGCTGGCATGCTGGCACTGCTGAGGGGCGAGCAGCCCGGTTGA